TAAAAAAACCTTGGCATGCGCAGGTCCATCCCAGCGCAAGCCCTGCTCAAAAGTACTGGCTTCATCGTCCGGGCGCCCTGACCGCGGGCCTGCGTCGGCTGGGCCTGGTCCATCTGGACGTCGTGCGCGAATACGCCTGCCGCCTGAACCCGCAAGAGGCCGCTTTGATCCGAAAGCCGCCGGGCACGCTGGCCTGGGTACGGGAAGTGTCCATGAGCGTGGACGGAATCCGCTGCGTGGTCGCCCGCAGTTTCACGCCCTTGGCTGCCTCCCACAGTGTCTGGCAAGGCATACGACGGCTGCGCAGCCGCCCGCTGGCCGACATGCTTTATAACGATGCCCAGATACAACGCTCGGCCTTTCTCAGTTGCCGTTTACATCGCGGCATGAGCTTTTTCCGCAGTGTTGAGCGTGCCTGCAAACAGGATAAGGAGCCGGTACCCCACGCGCCGCTGATTCTGTCACGCTGCTCGGTTTTCTGGCGCCACGGTCAGCCCCTTTTGGTGGCCGAGTCCTTCATGCCCGCCTTCTGGGATCACGGTGCTACACTGACTTAGTCATATTTCGACATTAGTTAATAATACTGAGTTATATAACGAGCCTAACCATGTCCACGCAAGTCGATCAAAGCCGCCGCAACGCCTTTATTCTGTCTGGAATGCAAGCGCTGGGGGGAGCAAATCCGGCATTGGTGGTGGCCTTGAGCAGTCTGGTCGGCCAGAAAATGGCCAGCAGCCCCGATCTGGCAACCTTGCCGGTGGGTATTTTCAATCTGGGCTTGGCAGTCGGTATTTTGCCGGCCGCCTATCTGATGCGCCGCCTGGGACGCCAGGGCGGCTACCTGATTGGCGCCTTGCTGGGTGTCGCAGCGGGTCTGCTGGCCGCTGCAGGAATCTATGGCCTGTCCTTTGCCATGTTCTGCATGGGCACACTGCTGGCCGGATTCTATGCCTCCTACGTGCAAAGTTATCGTTTCGCCGCCGCCGACGAGGCCAGCGAGACCTTCCGACCCAAAGCAATCTCCTGGGTGATGGCCGGTGGGCTGCTCGGCGCCATTATCGCCACCCAGACCATTATCCATACGCAAGACATCTGGCCTGACCATCCTTTTGCCGCTGCCTTCCTGGCACAAGCCGCCTTGGCAGCTCTGGTGTTGCCTTTCGCCTTCAGCTTGCGTCTGGCACCCGGTACACGCCACCAGCGGCAGAAAGTGCCCTATACCGGCCGCCCCTTGCGCGAGATTGCCTCCAATAGCTACTTCATCATTGCCCTGATCGCCGGGGTCGCCTCTTATGTGCTAATGAACTTTCTGATGACGGCCTCGCCCTTGGCTATGGTCATGCATGGCCACAGCCTTAAAGAATCCACGCTGGGCATTCAATGGCATATTCTGGCCATGTTCGGCCCCAGTTTTTTCACCGGCCATCTGATCAAGCGCTTTGGCAAGATCCCGGTCACCTTTGTGGGTGTGCTTTTGCTGGGTCTGGCCAGCATGGTGGCTTTACTGGGCATGACCGTACCGCACTTTTGGGTCAGTTTGATTTTGCTGGGGCTGGGCTGGAACTTCGGCTTTATTGGCGCTACCAATATGGTGGTGGATTGCTACCGCCCTGAAGAGCGTAGCCGGGTGCAGGCCCTGAATGATTTCATCATCTTTACCTGTGTGGCCTTGTCCTCCTTCACCTCGGGCCGTGTGCTGGCCGTGTATGGCTGGTATGGCGTCAACACCTGGACTTTACCGATTTCCGCCGTGGTGATGCTGGCTCTGGCCTGGTTGTACTTCAAGAACAAGCGTCAGCCCTACTTCGCCAGTTAAGCAAAGCGACAACCGCAAAGCGACGACTCATGGAAAACGGCCCCAAAGCACTGGATGGAACCCTGGCTTTGGGGCCGTTCTTCTTGCGTTCAAATCATCGGCAAATAAGGCGGCTTAGGCCCGCGTGGAAACTGGGCATCCAGTGCCTGAATATGCTCGGGCTGCAATATCAGATCCCCAGCAGCCGCATTTTGCTGGGCATGAGCCGCACGTGATGCCTTGGGAATCACAAACACATGGGGGTCACGCAGCGAAAAGGCCAAAGCTACTTGTCGCGCGGTGGCCTGATATTGGGTGGCAATCTCGGCCAACAAGGCCCCGCCTTCAGAATCCGGCTCCGGAAAATCATCATGACCGAAGGGACTGTACGCCACCACGCTAACTTGATGCTCCTGACACCAGGGCATGACCGCGTGTTCAATCGCACGCTCGTTCAGGTGATACAAAACCTGATTGCAGGCGATCTCGCCCGGGCCCACGATGTCGTACAGCGCTTCCAGATCCGGCACGTCAAAATTGCTGACGCCCCATTGCTTGATCTTGCCTTGCTGCACCAGCTTGTCAAAGGCTGCGCAGGTTTCTTCCAAAGGAATCTGGCCCGGCCAATGCAATAAGTACAGATCCAGATAATCGGTGCCCAGACGCTTCAGGCTGGCCTCGCAAGCGCGGATCACGCCCTGCCTACTGGCATTGAAGGGCAAGACCTTAGACACCAGAAACGCCTCATGGCGACGACCTTGCAAGGCCTGCCCGATCAGGCTTTCTGCCTGACCATCCCCATACATTTCTGCCGTGTCGATATGGTTCATTCCTGCATCCAGGCCCGCCCGAAAGGCCGCAATACTTTGCGCCCGATCCGACTGCTCGACATACCAGCTGCCTTGTCCCACGCGCGAGACGCGCGAAGCGGAACCCAAGGGTGCGTATCGCATCAGTCCGTCCTTATCGTGCTGCGCTCAGAGCCCGAGATACCGGGACACGGGTGCCTGTTAGAGCGCATCGCGGCCGCTTTCCGAGGTACGAATACGGATAGCCTGTTCGACCGGCGTCACAAAAATTTTGCCATCGCCAATCTTGCCGGTATGAGCCGCTTTGATAATGGCTTCGATGATGGCATCACAGCGATCTGCCGCCACCACAATATCCACACGAATCTTAGGCAGAAAGTCCACCACGTATTCAGCCCCGCGATACAGCTCGGTGTGGCCTTTCTGACGGCCAAAGCCCTTGACCTCGGTCACGGTCAAGCCGTTCACATCCAGCTCTGCCAGAGCCTCACGCACTTCATCCAGCTTGAAAGGTTTGATAATGGCCGTAATTTGTTTCATGGTTACTCACACGTCAAATTGAAAGAGATTCTTTGCCACTGTCCCGCAAGGAGCGGTGACTTTCTGCTGCCAGGCTCAGGCCCAGACTCAGATCCCGGCCAGTAGGCGACTGGAACAGACGCAAACCGATTTCAGGCAGCACCGCCAGAAAGTGATCAAAAATATCGCCCTGGATACGCTCATGGTCCACCCAGGCCGTTTTATTGGTAAAGCAATACACCTCGACAGGAATACCCTCGGCAGTCGGCTCCATCATGCGCACCATCTGAATCATGTCCTGATGGATTTCAGCATGGCGCTTGATATAGGCCATGCAGTAGGCGCGAAACGTACCCAGATTGGTCAAGCGGCGATAGTTGACCGCATCCATGCCCGCACGGCTGAGCTCCTGGTTGGAGCGCTCCAGATCTTCTTTTTTCTCGTTCAGATAATCGCGCAGCAAGGCAAAACGCGACAGGCTGTCCACTTCGGAAGGGGTCAAGAACCGCACGCTGGACGCATCAATACTCAAGGTGCGCTTGATCCGTCGCCCACCAGACTCGAACATCTGGCGCCAGTTGCGATAACTTTCGGAAAACAGCTTGTAGGTCGGAATGGTAGTGACCGTCTTGTCCCAGTTCTGCACCTTGACGGTATGCAAAGCGATATCAATCACAAAGCCATCCGCACCGGCCTGTTTCATCTCGATCCAGTCACCAATGCGCAGCATGTCATTGGTGCTCATTTGCGTACTGGCCACCAGCGACAGCAAAGTGTCTTTGAAAACCAGCAGCAATACCGCCGACAGCGCGCCCAGACCGGAGAGCAGCAGCACAGGGGATTGGTCCAGAATAATGGAGATCATGACGATGATGCCCACCGCCCAGACCGCGATCTTGGCAACCTCCACGTATCCCTTGATGGATTTGGTGCGCCCTTTGCTGGAGTTGGCATAGACCTCTTGCCAGGCCCCCAGCAAACTGACAATTGCCATGATGAAAAAGACCAGAAAGCCCAGCAGGGCCACGCGCTCGACCACCTCCAGCAAGGTCTTGGTCAATGGCAGCAACGTCAGGTTGGAGCTGACCACCAACAAGGGCACGGCATACCCCACATTGCGCACGAAGCGCTTTTTAACCAAAGCCCGCGCCCAATCATCCTTGCCTGCCACTTTCAACAAACGCCGTACCAGACGGGAAAGCACCGACGTGGTCAACCAGCTGACAATCCAGACCAGCACGGTCAGCATGGCCAGGCCGGCCAGGATCTGTACCCAGCGATCCTGCGGTAAATACGCCTCGATCCATTGCCAGCCCAACAAATCAGCAAAGGTGCGTTCTTGCTCCATGTCGTGTTCCTTATCCAGCCAGCCCCAAAAAGGTCTGCCTAGTTTCCTAGAGTCTGAAAACTCTCTAATATACTGCACAGCGTCTGTTTCCTGCGGGACTGGATGACCTGCGTTCGTCCGTCCGATCCACTATAATTGCCCTCTATGTCAACACACACCCCCCCCTCTTCCCAAGACCAGTTTGCCAATAAAGCCATGGCCTGGTCGGCTCGTTTTTCCGAGCCCGTCTCTGATCTTGTCAAACGCTACACAGCGTCGGTGGACTTTGACAAGCGCATGGCCCGCTTTGATATTCAGGGTTCCCTGGCCCACGCCAGCATGCTGGCTGCTGTCGGTGTGATCACCGAGCAGGACAAAGCCGACATTGAGCGCGGCATGAGCCAGATTCTGGACGAAATCGCCCAAGGCCAGTTCCAGTGGTTGCTGGATCTGGAAGACGTGCACCTGAACATTGAAAAGCGCCTGGTCGAGCTGATTGGCGATGCCGGCAAACGCCTGCACACGGGCCGTTCGCGCAATGACCAGGTGGCAACCGACATTCGCCTGTGGCTGCGCAATGAAATCGACATTGCCCTGGACCTGCTGGCCCAGATGCAGCGCAAGCTGGCCGAGCTGGCCCTGGCCCAGGCAGATACAATTTTGCCCGGCTTTACCCACCTGCAAGTGGCCCAGCCCGTCACATTTGGCCACCATTTGCTGGCTTACGCCGAAATGTTCCAGCGCGATGCCGAGCGTCTGCAAGACTGCCGCAAACGCGTGAACCGCCTGCCTTTGGGCGCTGCCGCCCTGGCCGGTACCAGCTACCCCATCGACCGCGAAATGGTTGCCAAGCTGCTGAACTTTGACGATGTGTGCCGCAACTCGCTGGATGCTGTGTCGGACCGCGACTTCGCCATCGAATTCTGCGCCGCTGCTGCCCTGATCATGACGCACATCTCCCGCTTCTCCGAGGAGCTGGTGCTGTGGATGAGCCCACGCGTGGGATTTATCGATCTGGCCGACCGCTTTTGCACCGGCAGCTCCATCATGCCGCAAAAGAAAAACCCCGACGTTCCCGAGCTGGCCCGTGGCAAGACGGGTCGCGTCAATGGTCACCTGATCGCCTTGCTGACCTTGATGAAAGGCCAACCGCTGGCCTACAACAAGGACAACCAGGAAGACAAGGAAGGTCTGTTCGATTCGGCTGATACCATTCGCGACACCCTGACCATTTTTGTCGACCTGATCTCCGGCATCAAGGTCAAGCCAGAAGCGATGCGCGCCGCCGCCCTGCAAGGCTTTGCCACCGCTACCGATCTGGCCGACTACCTGGTCAAGAAAGGCCTGCCTTTCCGTGATGCCCACGAAACCGTGGCCCTGGCCGTACGCGAGTGCGAACAACTGGGCTGCGATCTGGCTGATCTGAACCTGGAACAGCTGCAGAAATTCGACAGCCGTATCGAGTCGGACATTTTTGGCGTGCTAACACTGGAAGGCTCGGTCGCTTCGCGCAAACACATTGGCGGCACCGCCCCCGAGCGTGTTCGTATCGAAGCACAACGCATTCTGGATCGTATTCCAGGCTGATAAACGCTCCGCCTGAAAACAGAAAAAGCCGCCCCTGTTCCAGGAGCGGCTTTTTTTATACATATTGGCTCGAACTTGATCTGACGTTTACTGTCAGTTGAGTTAGGGTTGGACACGGAGCTGCTGCTCTCAGCCAAAAGCGGACACAACTCTACTGAGGTAAAACATGATGAATCAGGTCTTCCAGTCCGCTGTAGGAGTTGATCTTGGTGGGACAAAGCTACTACTGAGGTATCGGGATCACGTCCTGCGGTTCGAAACCGGACCCGATTTCGGTGCTGCTGATCTAAGGAATATCTTAAAGGATTTTATTGGGCAATACGTCGAACCAGGCGTTGTGATTTGCATCGCTGTACCTGGCGTCGTCGAAAACGATACTGTGGTTGCCTGTGATGTCTTGCCGAAACTTGCTGGGTGGAGAGCAAATACTCTGCTTTGCCAAAAAGTCGACCAGGTTTCCTTGGTAAACGATGCGAATGCAGCACTACACGCTACTGTAATTGACTTGGCTAGTGACAAGACAGCCGTCACCGTTATCGTGGGTACTGCCATTGGTTGTGGTCTTATGCTCAACGGCAAAGTATTCCGCGGTGCAAGGGGGTGGGCTGGCGAACTTGGATATTGGCCAGTGCAGGCATCTGGCTCACAGTGGGAAAGACTCGACGACATCGCTGGTGGACGCTACATGGCCAATAGACTTAACGTTGACGCAAACCAGTTAGCACTGTTAAGCCAACAAGGTCATCTGGCGGCATTAGAAGTGATTGCGGAAGGAGGACGCGCTCTTGGGCGTGCACTTGGGGGAATCATCAATCTATTGAACCCACATCGTCTTTCAGTCGGCGGGGGCACCCTCAAACTTGTTGGGTATTGGGCAGAGGCGCAAACCCAAATCGAAGCCTCGGCGATCCCAAGCATGCTAAAAAAGTGCGAGATACGGACAGTTCACGAATTGGAGGATCTTGTCGCGATGGGCGCCGCTCAAATTGCGCTGACAGCTCCTCGCTGAGTTCGGGGCTCACCACCTATTTCCGCTCCGGGTCGTTTTCTGCCCAATAGACCTGCCAGAGTCTGTCAGATCAACCTGAGTCAATACATTTATATCGCTTCAACCCACTTCCGATCCTGCCCGGATTTGCAGCTTGGACTTCATACTCAGCTTCGCTCCTGATACTGACAGGCTATTTTTACTAATTTACAACTTCGGGCTACATCTCCTGGCCAGCTAAGCCCTCCAGCAACGATCAAAAAAAGCGGCACCGCCTCAAAGCGCAGGTGCCGCACTCAACGTTAAGGCTGAGGCTGAATCAACAGCATCGTGCTGCTTTGCGCATTACGACGAATGTCCGCATGCGTCACATCCATCGTCTTGCACTCGAAGTTCTCGTACAACTTCAGCTGATCCTCATAATGCGGGCTGCGCACTCCATTGCGGTCGGTGAAACCGCTTTGGCCGGGCGGCATGGCGTCGCAGAACTCCACGCCCTTGGCATCAAACACCACGCGGTTATTTTCCGTGCCTCGATTCTGATAGCCGGTAAAGGCAAAGGTATTGCCAGGCATCGTCTGCGGGGTTCCCGTGAAGTTCTTGTCGCTGAAACGATGCACGGAGGTCGGCATGGTCCAGCGCGCCATCTGAGCGCCCTGCTCCTGGCTCAAGCGAGCCTGCGCATGTCGCAAAGCCTCCAGCATGATTTCTTCAGAAGAGCGCTCACCAAAGACATTCACACGCTTGGGATCGGGATGGGCTTCCAGCGCCAAGGCACGCAACAAGACCTTGGTGCCCATGCTCAAGTTGATGGAACCGGGGTTGGGACCTTGCTGCGTGGCAAAACCAGTCTGGCTATACATGGCGCGATGCGATTCAGGCACCACCGGCATCAAGACCTGCTTGTACATTTCTTCCAGCCAGGTCTTGAAGAGCACCCGCGCCGGTCCGGCATTTTGCCCTCCCTGATCCTGTTCCATTCCATCCCAAGCGAGCAACATCGTCAGCGCCGCCTTGCTGCTATCGTCGGCCGGCAGCTGTTGCGCCAGCTTTTCCAGATGTGGGCGGAAGTAGCGCCAGTTCACATCGCTATAGGAGGCTTTTTGATTGAACTCCCAGATCTCCTGCACACTGAAGAGGTCTTTCTGCTGGTACTGACTGACCAGTTCATTCATGCGGTCGCCATAGGTCCAATAGTAAGTATCCGTATTGGTTTTGTCCGGCGCAGGCTTGTTGTTCCAGTTGACCAGATAGCCCTGGGGTGGATTGTAGGCTTTGGGAATCGCGTCGAAACTCTTGATGCCCAGCCACTCCATGCTGCCATCCCCCTTGGCAGGGACACGGATGTCCTGATCGGCAGGACGCTGGGGCAGGAAGGCCGGCGAGACATAACCAATATTGCCGTGCTTGTCGGCGTAGTACCAGTTGATCGAAATCGCCATCTTGCTGGCTTGATCCAGAAACTCCGTCCAGTTGCGGGCCTTGGCCACGTTCAACCAGGCTAGCAAGGACTGCACCTCATAGCCATCCCAGCTGCGTTTCTTGCTGTACGCCGCGCCCTAATCGTAATCAAACTGCATCACAGGGCCGTGCACGGTGCGCCAGATCGTCATTTCCCGATCAGCCTGACCGCGTACCTGGATACGTTCCTTGCGCTGCTCCATCGTGCGCCAGGCATTGTTGAACCAGTACTGATCGGCACGCGAGGGGTTCAATTTTTCCTGATATATGTCCACCACATCTTGCGGGCCAGCAGTCGCCCCCCAGGCAATCTCGCTATTGGTGCCAAACAGTACGATCGGATAGGCAAAAGGCGTATTACCCACCACATCGAAGCCGGCGCCATGCAAGCCAATGCCATAGGTGTAGGCCGGGTTGTACCAGCCAAACTGTGGGCCGTTGATCAGTACGGTCGAGCCCTCCTGCACTCGCTCGGGGCGAGTGCTCCACAGGTTGCTAGCCTTGGGCGCGAAGTCCGGGCCACGGCCGCCCCAGTGCTTGTCCTGGCGCTCTAGCTCGGTAGCCAGTACTGGCGAGGAAACATGAGCCAGATCCTGCGTCCCTGCTTGTGCCTGCGGCTTGTGCTCGGCAGCGGGGGCCGGAACCGTAGTGGGAGCTGTTGTGTCATTGATCCACAGCAGCTCATCAAACAAGGCACGGCCTCGTTCCGGGCCATGCTGTTTCTCCAGAGACTGACGCATGGCCAGTGCCGTCACTTCCAGATTCGTGTCGGAGAAGCGATTGGCCATGGAGCCCACCCAGATCATGACCACATCAAAGTCGGTCAGCGGCTCGGGCTGGAAATCAAAATCCACATATTCTTTGGGCAGCAACTCAGGGCGACGCCGCACCTGCTCCAGATAGGCGTTATAGCCATCGGCATAGCCACGAAAAATATCGCGCTCATCCTTGGACAAGGCCGCGATCTGCCGCTGTATGGAAGCCGGGGTGAAGTTCTGCCGCACCTGCATGTCGTACTTGACGTAGGCATCTTGCTCACCAGGGCCTAAGACGGCGGCGGTTGTGCCGACAAAGGAGCGACGCGCCATGTCCATCTGGAACAGACGGTCTTGGGCGACCGCATAACCATAGCCGTAATACAAGCCATAGTGGCTGTCGGCAAAGACGTGCGGCACGCCATAACTGTCCCGCATCACCTCTACCGACTGCACTTGCGCGTGGGTCGGTGCCCCCGCCCAACCCAAGATCAAACCAGCGGCCACAAGCCCGGTACGAACAA
This genomic interval from Alcaligenes ammonioxydans contains the following:
- a CDS encoding chorismate--pyruvate lyase family protein, which encodes MKFPSSIKKPWHAQVHPSASPAQKYWLHRPGALTAGLRRLGLVHLDVVREYACRLNPQEAALIRKPPGTLAWVREVSMSVDGIRCVVARSFTPLAASHSVWQGIRRLRSRPLADMLYNDAQIQRSAFLSCRLHRGMSFFRSVERACKQDKEPVPHAPLILSRCSVFWRHGQPLLVAESFMPAFWDHGATLT
- a CDS encoding MFS transporter, translated to MSTQVDQSRRNAFILSGMQALGGANPALVVALSSLVGQKMASSPDLATLPVGIFNLGLAVGILPAAYLMRRLGRQGGYLIGALLGVAAGLLAAAGIYGLSFAMFCMGTLLAGFYASYVQSYRFAAADEASETFRPKAISWVMAGGLLGAIIATQTIIHTQDIWPDHPFAAAFLAQAALAALVLPFAFSLRLAPGTRHQRQKVPYTGRPLREIASNSYFIIALIAGVASYVLMNFLMTASPLAMVMHGHSLKESTLGIQWHILAMFGPSFFTGHLIKRFGKIPVTFVGVLLLGLASMVALLGMTVPHFWVSLILLGLGWNFGFIGATNMVVDCYRPEERSRVQALNDFIIFTCVALSSFTSGRVLAVYGWYGVNTWTLPISAVVMLALAWLYFKNKRQPYFAS
- a CDS encoding aldo/keto reductase, with the translated sequence MRYAPLGSASRVSRVGQGSWYVEQSDRAQSIAAFRAGLDAGMNHIDTAEMYGDGQAESLIGQALQGRRHEAFLVSKVLPFNASRQGVIRACEASLKRLGTDYLDLYLLHWPGQIPLEETCAAFDKLVQQGKIKQWGVSNFDVPDLEALYDIVGPGEIACNQVLYHLNERAIEHAVMPWCQEHQVSVVAYSPFGHDDFPEPDSEGGALLAEIATQYQATARQVALAFSLRDPHVFVIPKASRAAHAQQNAAAGDLILQPEHIQALDAQFPRGPKPPYLPMI
- a CDS encoding P-II family nitrogen regulator, with product MKQITAIIKPFKLDEVREALAELDVNGLTVTEVKGFGRQKGHTELYRGAEYVVDFLPKIRVDIVVAADRCDAIIEAIIKAAHTGKIGDGKIFVTPVEQAIRIRTSESGRDAL
- a CDS encoding mechanosensitive ion channel family protein, which codes for MEQERTFADLLGWQWIEAYLPQDRWVQILAGLAMLTVLVWIVSWLTTSVLSRLVRRLLKVAGKDDWARALVKKRFVRNVGYAVPLLVVSSNLTLLPLTKTLLEVVERVALLGFLVFFIMAIVSLLGAWQEVYANSSKGRTKSIKGYVEVAKIAVWAVGIIVMISIILDQSPVLLLSGLGALSAVLLLVFKDTLLSLVASTQMSTNDMLRIGDWIEMKQAGADGFVIDIALHTVKVQNWDKTVTTIPTYKLFSESYRNWRQMFESGGRRIKRTLSIDASSVRFLTPSEVDSLSRFALLRDYLNEKKEDLERSNQELSRAGMDAVNYRRLTNLGTFRAYCMAYIKRHAEIHQDMIQMVRMMEPTAEGIPVEVYCFTNKTAWVDHERIQGDIFDHFLAVLPEIGLRLFQSPTGRDLSLGLSLAAESHRSLRDSGKESLSI
- the argH gene encoding argininosuccinate lyase, with the protein product MSTHTPPSSQDQFANKAMAWSARFSEPVSDLVKRYTASVDFDKRMARFDIQGSLAHASMLAAVGVITEQDKADIERGMSQILDEIAQGQFQWLLDLEDVHLNIEKRLVELIGDAGKRLHTGRSRNDQVATDIRLWLRNEIDIALDLLAQMQRKLAELALAQADTILPGFTHLQVAQPVTFGHHLLAYAEMFQRDAERLQDCRKRVNRLPLGAAALAGTSYPIDREMVAKLLNFDDVCRNSLDAVSDRDFAIEFCAAAALIMTHISRFSEELVLWMSPRVGFIDLADRFCTGSSIMPQKKNPDVPELARGKTGRVNGHLIALLTLMKGQPLAYNKDNQEDKEGLFDSADTIRDTLTIFVDLISGIKVKPEAMRAAALQGFATATDLADYLVKKGLPFRDAHETVALAVRECEQLGCDLADLNLEQLQKFDSRIESDIFGVLTLEGSVASRKHIGGTAPERVRIEAQRILDRIPG
- a CDS encoding ROK family protein, translating into MMNQVFQSAVGVDLGGTKLLLRYRDHVLRFETGPDFGAADLRNILKDFIGQYVEPGVVICIAVPGVVENDTVVACDVLPKLAGWRANTLLCQKVDQVSLVNDANAALHATVIDLASDKTAVTVIVGTAIGCGLMLNGKVFRGARGWAGELGYWPVQASGSQWERLDDIAGGRYMANRLNVDANQLALLSQQGHLAALEVIAEGGRALGRALGGIINLLNPHRLSVGGGTLKLVGYWAEAQTQIEASAIPSMLKKCEIRTVHELEDLVAMGAAQIALTAPR